GCGAAAGAGGTTTTCTTCAATCGGCTCCAGGGTCAGTAGCGCAACCAGATCATCCAACACTTGGCTCATTTGGGAATTCCTCACACAAAAACAATGCTGCGCCTTCAGGGCGGCGGCGAACGGTTCCATCAGCGGCAACGGGCAGTGAACTCAGAGCTCATCCCAGACTGCGGGGTCAAGCCGCAAATGATACAGAAATTGTCAGCGTGAACCGTATTCATCCTTGCAACGTTTGCAGCCACTGTTGCCGGGTTATTCGGTAGAGCACGTGGGGCTTCAACGGATTGCCACGAACCAATGTCGGGTGATCAAAGTCGTCAGCTGAATTACGCTGCATGCCAATGGCTTGCATGACTTTTTGTGAAGGCAGATTGAGTTCGGCGGTAAACGACACGATTTCGTCCAATCCAAGGCGATCAAAACCGCATCCCAGCGCGGTCCAAGCGGCTTCGCTGGCATAACCCAACCCCCAGTGTTCACGCGCCAGGCGCCAGCCAATTTCCACCGCAGGGGTGAAATGTGCTTCAAACCCCACCACGCACAATCCGGTAAAACCAATAAACGCTCCGGTATCCTTGCGTTCAAGCGCCCATAGGCCAAACCCCAACTCCGCGAAATGGCCACGCACACGACCGATTAGCGCCGCGCTTTCCAGACGGCTCATAGGTTCCGGAAAATAGCGCATTACCT
The nucleotide sequence above comes from Pseudomonas sp. AB6. Encoded proteins:
- a CDS encoding GNAT family N-acetyltransferase, whose protein sequence is MEPIFELNSPRLLMRRWRDDDLPEFAAMCADPQVMRYFPEPMSRLESAALIGRVRGHFAELGFGLWALERKDTGAFIGFTGLCVVGFEAHFTPAVEIGWRLAREHWGLGYASEAAWTALGCGFDRLGLDEIVSFTAELNLPSQKVMQAIGMQRNSADDFDHPTLVRGNPLKPHVLYRITRQQWLQTLQG